Proteins from a single region of Columba livia isolate bColLiv1 breed racing homer unplaced genomic scaffold, bColLiv1.pat.W.v2 Scaffold_135, whole genome shotgun sequence:
- the LOC135577749 gene encoding olfactory receptor 14J1-like: LHYGTLLGSRACVHMAAAAWATGFLNALLHTANTFSLPLCKGNALGQFFCEIPQILKLSCSHSYLRELGLLVVSACLGFTCFVFIVVSYVQILRAVLRIPSEQGRHKAFSTCLPHLAVVSLFLSTGVFANLKPPSISSPSLDMVVSVLYSVVPPAVNPLIYSMRNQELKDALRKLISYCFVKQ; this comes from the coding sequence ctgcactacgggaccctcctgggcagcagagcttgtgtccacatggcagcagctgcctgggccactgggtttctcaatgctctgctgcacacggccaatacattttcactgcccctgtgcaagggcaatgccctgggccagttcttctgtgaaatcccccagatcctcaagctctcctgctcacactcctacctcagggaacttgggcttcttgtggtcagtgcctgtttaggttttacgtgttttgttttcatagtggtgtcctatgtgcagatcttgagggccgtgctgaggatcccctctgagcagggacggcacaaagccttttccacctgcctccctcacctggccgtggtctccctgttcctcagcactggcgTGTTTGCcaacctgaagcccccctccatttcttccccatccctggacatggtggtgtctgttctgtactcggtggtgcctccagcagtgaaccccctcatctacagcatgaggaaccaggagctcaaggatgccctgaggaaactcatatcttatTGTTTTGTAAAGCAATAA
- the LOC135577750 gene encoding olfactory receptor 14J1-like, protein MQMSNSSSITQFLLLLFTDTRELQLLHFWLFLGIYLAALLGNGLIITTIAWDQHLHTPMYFFLFNLALLDLGSISITVPKSMANSLLDSRVISYAGCAAQVFFVFFLLGAEFYLLTIMSYDRYVAICKPLHYGTLLGSRACVHMAAAAWATGFLNALLHTANTFSLPLCKGNALGQFFCEIPQILKLSCTHSYLRELGLLVFSLLIGFGCFVFIVVSYVEILRAVLRIPSEQGRHKAFSTCLPHLAVVSLFLSTIMFAYLKPPSISSPSLDLVVSVLYSVVPPAVNPLIYSMRNQELKDALRKLLQY, encoded by the coding sequence atgcaaatgtccaacagcagctccatcacccagttcctcctcctgctgttcacagacacacgggagctgcagctcttgcacttctggctcttcctgggcatctacctggctgccctcctgggcaacggcctcatcatcaccaccatagcctgggaccagcacctccacacccccatgtacttcttcctgttcaacctcgccctcctcgatctgggctccatctccatcactgtccccaaatccatggccaactctctgttggattccagggtcatttcctatgcaggatgtgctgcacaggtcttctttgtatttttcttgcttggtgcagagttttaccttctcaccatcatgtcgtacgaccgctacgttgccatctgcaaacccctgcactacgggaccctcctgggcagcagagcttgtgtccacatggcagcagctgcctgggccactgggtttctcaatgctctgctgcacacggccaatacattttcactgcccctgtgcaagggcaatgccctgggccagttcttctgtgaaatcccccagatcctcaagctctcctgcacacactcctacctcagggaacttgggcttcttgtatTTAGTCTGTTAATtggttttggctgttttgtgttcattgtggtgtcttATGTggagatcttgagggccgtgctgaggatcccctctgagcagggacggcacaaagccttttccacctgcctccctcacctggccgtggtctccctgttcctcagcactatcatgtttgcctacctgaagcccccgtccatctcctccccatccctggacctggtggtgtctgttctgtactcagtggtgcctccagcagtgaaccccctcatctacagcatgaggaaccaggagctcaaggatgccttgAGGAAACTACTTCAATACTAA
- the LOC135577751 gene encoding olfactory receptor 14J1-like, protein MYFFLLNLALLDLGYISTTVPKSMGNSLWNTRAISYTGCAAQVFLVVFLASAEYCLLTIMSYDRYVAICKPLHYGTLLGSRACVHMAAAAWATGFLNALLHTANTFSLPLCKGNALGQFFCEIPQILKLSCSHSYLREAGFLLVGFSFAFGCFVFIVVSYVQILRAVLRIPSEQGRHKAFSTCLPHLAVVSLFVSTAMFAYLKPPSISSPSLDLVLSILYSVVPPAVNPLIYSMRNQELKDALRKQILDFF, encoded by the coding sequence atgtacttcttcctgctcaacctcgccctcctcgacctgggctacATCTCaaccactgtccccaagtccatgggcaattccctctggaacaccagggccatctcctacacaggatgtgctgcccaagTGTTTCTGGttgtctttttagcttcagcagaatattgtctcctcaccatcatgtcctatgaccgctacgttgccatctgcaaacccctgcactacgggaccctcctgggcagcagagcttgtgtccacatggcagcagctgcctgggccactgggtttctcaatgctctgctgcacacggccaatacattttcactgcccctgtgcaagggcaatgccctgggccagttcttctgtgaaatcccccagatcctcaagctctcctgctcacactcctacctcagggaagcTGGGTTTCTTCTAGTCGGCTTTTCTTTCgcttttggctgttttgtgttcattgtggtgtcctatgtgcagatcttgagggccgtgctgaggatcccctctgagcagggacggcacaaagccttttccacctgcctccctcacctggccgtggtctccctgtttgtcagcactgccatgtttgcctacTTGAAGcctccctccatctcctccccatccctggacctggtttTGTCcattctgtactcagtggtgcctccagcagtgaaccccctcatctacagcatgaggaaccaggagctcaaggatgccctgaggaaacaGATACTGGATTTCTTCTGA